A window of Chryseobacterium aquaeductus genomic DNA:
TTTTGGTGAGAAAAACTTTACAGACCTTGCGCCTCTGTTCAAAAAATTCCCTACTGAAAAATATTTATTACCTTCATCTGATGTTTTGAGTCCGGATATTCCGAAAACTTTGGATGCAGCAAATATTCAGTGGACAAGAGCAATCATGTACAGAACGGTTTGCAGTGATTTGACAGACATCAATATCGCAGATTACGATATGTTGGTTTTCTTTAGTCCGCAAGGAATCAAATCATTACAACAAAACTTTCCAAACTTCAAGCAAGAAAATACAAAAATCGGAGTTTTTGGACCCACAACCTCATCAGCAGCCGAAGATGCAGGATTGAAAATTGACCTCATGGCTCCCACAAAGGAAACACCATCCATGACAATGGCACTTGAAAAATATATCAAAAGCTTACACAAATAGCTTTTAGACTCTATACAAAAACAGCCGTCTTTTCGATTAAAGGAAAGATGGCTTTTTTTAATTAAATTTGAACAAGAATTAATATTGAACAAATTTTCGGCAAATAACTAACGAAAAAAGATTCAATTTAAAATTAAAAAATTCGAATGAAAGCTCCTAAAGCAAAAAAAATAGAAAATATACTCGAAATTCACGGAGATAAAAGAAATGACCCTTATTTCTGGATGAACGATCGAGAAAACCCTGAAGTGATCAAATATCTTGAAGAAGAAAATGCTTACGAAGAAGCGATGATGAAAGAGACGGAAGCTTTCCAGGAAGATCTTTACGAGGAAATGAAAGCCCGTTACAAAAAAGACGATGAATCACTACCCTATTTTTTCAATGAGTATTGGTACATCGTGCGTTATGAAGAAGGCAAAGAATATCCTATTTTCTGCAGAAGATTTCAGACGATGGAAAATGCGGAAGAAATTATTCTTGATGTCAACATTCTTGCAGAAGGTCACGAGTTTTTTGAAGTTGCGAATGTTGCGGTAAGTCCGAATAACGAGTTGGTTTCTTTTTCAGAAGATAATGTGGGAAGAAGAATCTACAGTTTGAATTTCAAAAATTTGAAGACTGGCGAAATTCTTTCAGACAAAATAGAAAATACGACCGGAAAAGCTGTTTGGGCAAATGACAATAAACACATATTTTACATCAGAAAAGATGAAAGCCTTCGTGCGTATAAAGTTTATCGACATGAATTGGGAACAAATCCTTCAGAGGACGTTTTGATTTTCCATGAAGAAGATGAAACTTTTGACGTGAATGTTTTTAAAACGAAATCTTTAGAATACATTTTTCTGGCAAGTTCGAGTACGATTTCTGATGAGCATCATTTCATACCATCAGACAACGTTTTTGCAGAATGGAAAGTCATTCAGCCAAGAATAGATGATCTGGAATATTCTGTTGAACATTACGAAGATGAATTTTATATCATCACCAATGCAGACGAAGCTACCAATTTTAAAATTGTAAAAACGAAAATCGCTAATTGCGGAATGGAAAACTGGGTAGATGTGATCCCTCATCGTGCCGAAGTTTTGTTGGAAGGTTTTGAGATTTTCAGAGATTATCTCGTTTTGGAAGAAAGAGAACAAGGTCTTTTACAGATAAAGATCATCAACGAAAAAAGCGGAGAAACGCATGATTTGCCTTTTTCAGACCCAACTTATACGGCTTATATTGGTTTAAATTTAGAATTTAATACCGAGATTTTACGTTACGGCTACACTTCGCTTACGGTTCCGAATTCTACATTTGAATACAACATGAAAGACAAAACCACCAAACTTCTGAAACAACAGGAAGTTTTGGGCGGGAAATTTGTCGCAGAAAATTATATTTCAGAAAGAATCTGGGCAGACTCAAGAGATGGAGAAGTTAAAATTCCTATTTCGTTGGTTTATCACAAAGACACTCAAAAAACAGCTGAAACGCCGGTTCTTTTATATGGATACGGAAGTTACGGACACACGGTTGATGCGAGTTTTTCTAATGTGAGACTTTCAATTTTGGATCGAGGTTTTATTTATGCAATTGCTCACATCCGAGGTGGAGAATATTTGGGAAGAGAATGGTATGAAGACGGAAAAATGTTGTTTAAAAAGAATACTTTTTTCGATTTCATCGATGCCGGAAAATATTTAATTAAAGAAAACTATACTTCTTCAAAACATTTGTACGCAATGGGCGGAAGCGCCGGAGGTTTGCTGGTGGGAGCTGTTGTAAACTACGAGCCACAACTATTTAACGGAATTGTCGCACAAGTACCTTTTGTAGATGTTGTGACGACTATGTTGGATGAAACCATTCCTTTGACAACTGGAGAATATGACGAGTGGGGAAATCCGAACGACGAAGAATATTATCATTACATGAAAGATTATTCGCCATACGACAATGTAGAGGCAAAGGATTATCCTCACATGCTGATTACTACAGGTTTTCACGATTCTCAGGTACAATATTGGGAACCTGCAAAATGGGTTGCAAAATTACGTGAATTGAAAACTGACGATAATCTTTTATTATTCAAAACTGATATGAGTTCTGGTCATGGCGGTGCTAGCGGAAGATTTGAATCATTAAAAGAAGATGCATTGGAATATGCATTTTTGATGAAACTTGAAAATAAAATTTAATTAAAATCAAACGTAAAATCTTTGATTTAAACAAGATAAAACAAATTCTTAAAATATGACAGAAGCAGAATTATGGGCTAAGGTTGAAGAATTTTTTCAAATAAATTTCGACACAGAAAAACATCCGCAGATAGACACCATTTTATTTTTAATTGGTGTGCAGGAATTGGGAAGCGGACAACAGAAATACACGAAAGACGATAAACTGAATATTTTACACATTGCAGTTTGTCGACTTCTTGAACCTTTCGGATATTTTAAATTTACTCATTATGACAAAGACGGATATCCGCATTTTGAAGAAGTAGAAAAACTTCCGGAACTCAAACCTAATGAACAGCAGCTTTTAATGAAAAAAGCGATTATTCATTATTTTCAGGAAGAGAAATTACTATAAATTTAAAAGGAAAGCGATTATGCTTTCCTTTTTTGGTTACTATTTTAAAATTTCTTCCAGCTGGTTAAGTCCCATTTTAAAACCTTCTTCAAAACCCATTTCCAACTGCTTTTTCATGTCTTCCTCACTTTGAAAGTGCATATTTACCGACAATTTGGTACCTTCTTCTACTCCTGTAAAACCTAGCAACCATTTGGTCTGTGGAAAATCTTCATTAATTATTCCGTTTTCGTCACAGAAAGCATCCGTGCCGTCAAAATTTCTTCCGGTAGTGATCTCGCCATATTTTACGAGAGAATAAATTTTTTCTCCGTTCGGACCATTCATCGAATACAACCAGGTTCCACCCTCTTCAAAATTGAGGCTTTTGGTTTCGCACTTCCAAGGTTTCGGCGCCCACCACAAATCAAGCAGCTCTGATTGAGTAAAATAATCCCATACATTTGATGGTTGAGCATCATAGACCTTCATCACATAAATGCTTTTTGCATCATAATCTTTATTAAATACGATTTCAGAATTCATTCTTAATATTTTAATTAAAAGTAAAAATTTAATGTGAAAAATCACCAATTATTTCCCAACAAAAAACCTTTGATTCCTAAAAAAATGTTAAAAAACACGATTTTAAGAAATAGTACATAATTTTTCGGCGCATTTTTTGTTTATATGGTCGTGAAATACTTAATTTTAACATTTGTAATTATAAATCATTATATTCAATGAATAACAAATTCATCCCAATAATCTCAGTCTTCATGACAATTTCATTAATTGTCTTTGTAACACTGCAGTTTTATTGGCTTAAAGGATATTACGGAGCACTGGAGCAGGAGTTTTCCAATAAAGTATATACCGCTCTGGAAAATACCACAAAAACAGTTTCTGAATTAGAAGCTGAAAAACTATATAATAAATATTATGAAAACTTCAGAGATAACATTAAGGCAAACAGCAAACAACCTTCGTTGACGACGATCCAGCAGACGATTGATTCCGGAACTCAAACGTCAATCATCTACTCTAAAAATCTTATCGAACAAAAGCAATTTCCTATCAATAAAAGTGGAGATTCACTACGCTTAACTACATTGTATTCAGATGGTGCCGCTTACACAATTAAAAAAGACACAACCAAAAGAGAAATATTGACTAGTGAAATTAATCAGAATATTGAAAATGGAGATTACACTTTAAAGGAGTTTCTAGATGTGAGGGGTAACAATCTCCCAATCACAAAACGTGTCGACAGAAAAGTTTTAGACTCAATTATCAGTAAAGAACTGAGCATGAAGGGGATATCTGCTAACTTCGGTTATGGAGTTATGGATAAAAACAACAAATTGACCAATGTTGTCAACAAGATTTTTAAAGATAAAAAAGAAGGTAGCACCTATTCTTATCCATTATTTACGGATACAAAAGACCGCACGCTGTATACTTTAGCCTTAGTTTTTCCGAAAAAGGAATATTCTTTGGCAATGAACAACTGGCCAATGCTATTAGGAACATTTCTGTCTTTGCTTACCATTCTCGGCATTTATATTATTTCTATCAATTATATGATGAGGCAGAAAAAAATAGCGGAAATCAAAACAGATTTTATCAACAATATGTCTCATGAGTTCAAAACTCCGTTAGCTACCATTTCTGTAGCAACAGATTCTTTGGCTAATGATAAAATTGCTACAAATCCCGAAAAAGTAAGGTACTATTCGGCATTGATCAAGCAAGAAAATCTCAGGATGAAAAAGCAGGTAGAGAACGTTCTTAATATGTCTAAACTAGAACGGAATGAAGTAAAACTGTTTTTGAAAGAAACCAATGTAAGAGAACTCATCAAAAAAACAACAGAATCGTTTGGTTTAATTGTTTCCCAGAGAAACGGTACGTTGAGACAGGAGTTTAATGCCAACAAATACATCTTTAAAATTGATGAATTTCATATTTCAAATATGCTGGTCAACCTTTTGGATAATGCTAACAAATATTCTACCGACGCACCTGAAATCGACATAAAAACCCGAAACGAAGGCAATTGGTACGTGATCGAAATCTCTGATAAAGGAATGGGAATGGAAACAGAAAATAAAACCAAGATTTTTGAAAAATTCTTCAGAGAAGAAACCGGAAATATCCATAACGTAAAAGGACAAGGATTAGGTTTGTCTTATGTGAAAAAAATAATCGAACTACATAAAGGTCAAGTGATTGTAGATTCGGAAAAGGAAAGAGGAAGTACTTTTATCATTAAACTTCCAATGGCTTGATAAGAAATGATAATTTATAATTAAATAAACAAAAAGATATGAGCAACAGAATATTATTAGTAGAAGACGACCAGAGCTTCGGAGCGGTTTTGAAAGACTACCTCTCTATCAATAATTTTGAAGTGACTTTGGCGGTAGACGGCGAACAAGGGCTGAAAGAATTTACAGAAAACGAATTTGACATTTGTATTTTTGATGTAATGATGCCAAAAAAAGACGGTTTCTCTCTAGCAGAAGACGTGAAAAAGATTGACAAAAATACACCAATCATATTCCTTACCGCAAGAAATATGAGAGAAGATATTTTAAAGGGTTATCAGTTGGGTGCTGATGATTACATCACAAAACCATTTGATACAGAGCTACTTCTCTATAAAATCAAAGCGATTCTTCAGAGAAGTTCTACGATAGAAAACGAAGAGCAAGAGCAATTCAAGATCAGCAATATTTTCTTTGATTCTATGTTGAGACAATTGAGAGTGGGAGATAATGATTACAAACTTTCTCCTAAAGAAAATGAGCTTCTAAAGCTTCTTTGTCTGCACAGAAACGATTTTATGCCGAGAGATTTGGCACTTAGAAAAATCTGGAAAAAAGAAAATTACTTCACCGCAAGAAGTATGGACGTTTATATTGCTAAATTGAGAAAATTGTTGAAAGAAGACGACGGTTTAGAAATCATCAACGTTCACGGAGAAGGTTTCAGACTTTTGGTAAAGAACTAAACAAACGTTAAAAAAGCAATACAATACACAAATTAGCAAAGCATTTAAAAATGTTTTGCTAATTTTGCTTATTACAATTAGTTATTGATATGAAAAATATATTTTTAGGAATTATTTCGGTAGGAATTTTAGCCGTCTCTTGCAAAAAAGATGAAAAACCGACTTACATAAAAGATGAAGCAGGAGTTCAGCAATCAGCAACCACTGTAAATAATGCTCCACAACCTTCTTTATTAAATCAGGCAGGAATTCCGACAGTGTCACCAAATTCACAGAATGTTGCTACTGCACCAGGAATGAATCCTCCACACGGACAACCAGGACACAAATGTGAAATCCCTGTGGGACAGCCATTGAACGGCTCACCAGCTCCGGCAGCGACGCCTGCTAATCAAAACATTACGGTAAATGGGAATAACTCTGTACAGATCGATCCAAATGCAGTAAGTCCCGGAAAAATCATGGTTGATCAAAACGGTAAGCAAGTAAAAACTGCTCCGGGGATGAATCCTCCACACGGAGAGCCTGGTCATAGATGTGACATTCCTGTAGGGCAGGCTTTAAATAGCAAACCATCACCAGCTGCTCAACCAGCTGCGCAGACAGCCCAAGTACAAGCTCCTCAACCTGCACCAGTGACACAAGCAGTGGCAAACAATACGGGTCCAAAACCAAAATTAAATCCTGCTCATGGTGAGCCATGGCATGATTGTGCTAAAAAAGTGGGTGACGCACTATAATTTTTTTCGTAAGTTTGCACCGTGAAGTATATTCAGGTTTTATTAATTATCTTTTGTTTAGGAATTTTTTTGATTCCTAAAGATAATTTTTATGCTCAGGCTTCACAGGAAAACTGTTGCAAAACAGGCAATAAAGAAAATAGCTGTTGCGAAAACGACCACAGCAAACACAATGAGAAAGATGACAAGTCTTCTTGCAGTGACGATTGTTGTTCGTATTGTATGACGTGTCACACTTTCGTTGAGAACCTTTCCAGCAAAACTGTTATATTCAATCACTCTCCGTTCAAAACTGAGAGAAAACTACAATTTCAGTATTCTGATCCTTACATTTCAGATCGTTTAAAAGATATTTGGCAGCCGCCAAAACTAAGTTAATTATCATAAAACCATTCATTATAGCTTTAATGAATCGTCTTTTTTAATTAATTTAAATTTTAAACAAATGAAACCATACATTACCAAGGTTTTCCTTGGCATATTCCTGTTATTTACACAATTTATATTTGCACAAAACCTTAATAAAAGTCAGTTTCAGGTTAAAGGAAACTGTGAGATGTGCAAAGAACGAATAGAATCTACTGCATTACAAGCCGGAGCATCTGCCGCCAGATATTCTATTGATTCGCAAACTCTTACTTTAGAAACTTCCGGAAATATTTCTGCTGAAGATATTCTAAAAAAAGTGGCAGAAGCGGGTCACGACAATGAAAAATTCAAAACTTCTTACGAAACCTATGAAAAACTTCCGGGATGTTGTCATTACGAAAGAGATATCACTCAAAATATAATTGCAAAAGATCATTCTGATCATTCAAAAAATGATAATGAATTTTTCGTAAAAGGAAACTGCGAATCTTGTAAAGCAAGAATTGAGAAAGCCGCAAAATCTGCAGGAGCCAAGACGGCAAATTGGGATGCAGAAAAGCAAACTGTAACATTAGATTTTGATTCATCTACAACGTCAGCAGATACAATTCTTAAAAAAATCGCCGATGTAGGTCACGATAACGAAATGTACAAAACTTCAGATGAAGTGTATAAAAATCTTCCAGGATGCTGTCTTTACGACAGAGGAATTCCTATGGGTGCTCCTAATCCGAAAGTGCATCTTGATGAAAAACCTACCCATAAAGACGCTGATGGTCACAATCATTCAGCCAAAGTAAAATCACACAGCAACAACGAAAAGAATATTGAAGAGGTAAAATTAACTGCTTCAAAAGCGGCTACTTCAATTAATAAAAAAGAGGCCGGTCTGGTTTTCAATATCGATTCAAAAGAATTATTAAAAGCAGCTTGCTGTAATCTTTCTGAAAGTTTCGAAACCAATGCAACTGTTGATGTATCATTTAACAACGCTGTTACGGGAACAAAACAACTGAAAATGTTGGGTTTAGACCAAAAATACACCAGTTTGACTAAAGAACTTCTACCTGAGATCAGAGGTCTGGCATCGGCTTACGGACTTAATTTCATTCCTGGAAGATGGATTGAAAGCATTCAGCTTACCAAAGGTGGAAGCACCGTAACCAGTGGATATGAAAGCATTACCGGACAGATCAATACAGAGCTCATCAAACATTCAGAAAAATCTGAAACATCATTAAATTTGTTTTCGGATTTTAACGGAAGAGCAGAAGCAAATATTACACACGTAGAACCTATCAACGATCATTGGACGCAAACTTTTCTACTTCACGGTAATGGAACGTTTGGTGATACAGACATGAACAATGACGGTTTTCTTGACAGACCAAAAGGAACACAGTTAAACACAGCTTATTTATTGAATTTCAACGATTTAGAACATTCAGGTTTCGGTTCGCACTTTGGGATTAATTACGTTAAAGATGAAAGAACTGCCGGACAAATGGGTTTCGACAAAAAACTGCCTCAAGACAAACAAACTGCTTACGGAGTCGGTATTGATATCTCAAGATTTCAGGTTTGGAACAAAACAGGATATGTTTTTAAAGGAAAACCTTACCAAAGTTTGGGTTGGATGAATCAGTATGTTTATCATCAGCAAGACAGCTTTTTTGGTCTGAGAAATTATTCCGGGCAACAGCATACGTATTATTCAAATTTAATCTTTGAAAGCATCATCGGAAACACCAATCATAAATACAAAACAGGAGCAAGCTTCCTGTATGATACCTACAACGAAGATTATCTGACCAACAATTTTAAAAGAAACGAAGTGGTTCCCGGAATTTTTGCTGAATATACGTTGACAGGTTTAAAATACACTTTGGTTGCCGGTGCAAGAGCAGATTTTCACAATTTGGCGGGAACTCAGTTTACTCCGCGATTAAATTTTAAATACGACTTCTCCCCACAAACAATTTTGAGACTTTCAGCAGGAAGAGGTTTCAGAACAGCTTCTGTTTTTGCTGAAAACCAACAATATTTTGCCTCCAACAGAACGATCCAAATTCTAGAAAATGGCGGGAATATTTATGGTTTAAGACCTGAAATTG
This region includes:
- a CDS encoding uroporphyrinogen-III synthase codes for the protein MRIKSILVSQPAPSESSPYLEIAKKEKIKIDFRPFIHVAGVDNKELRTQKIDLTQYTGIIFTSKNAIDHYFRLAEELRFSVPDTMRYICQSEAIANYLQKHIVYRKRKISFGEKNFTDLAPLFKKFPTEKYLLPSSDVLSPDIPKTLDAANIQWTRAIMYRTVCSDLTDINIADYDMLVFFSPQGIKSLQQNFPNFKQENTKIGVFGPTTSSAAEDAGLKIDLMAPTKETPSMTMALEKYIKSLHK
- a CDS encoding S9 family peptidase, with translation MKAPKAKKIENILEIHGDKRNDPYFWMNDRENPEVIKYLEEENAYEEAMMKETEAFQEDLYEEMKARYKKDDESLPYFFNEYWYIVRYEEGKEYPIFCRRFQTMENAEEIILDVNILAEGHEFFEVANVAVSPNNELVSFSEDNVGRRIYSLNFKNLKTGEILSDKIENTTGKAVWANDNKHIFYIRKDESLRAYKVYRHELGTNPSEDVLIFHEEDETFDVNVFKTKSLEYIFLASSSTISDEHHFIPSDNVFAEWKVIQPRIDDLEYSVEHYEDEFYIITNADEATNFKIVKTKIANCGMENWVDVIPHRAEVLLEGFEIFRDYLVLEEREQGLLQIKIINEKSGETHDLPFSDPTYTAYIGLNLEFNTEILRYGYTSLTVPNSTFEYNMKDKTTKLLKQQEVLGGKFVAENYISERIWADSRDGEVKIPISLVYHKDTQKTAETPVLLYGYGSYGHTVDASFSNVRLSILDRGFIYAIAHIRGGEYLGREWYEDGKMLFKKNTFFDFIDAGKYLIKENYTSSKHLYAMGGSAGGLLVGAVVNYEPQLFNGIVAQVPFVDVVTTMLDETIPLTTGEYDEWGNPNDEEYYHYMKDYSPYDNVEAKDYPHMLITTGFHDSQVQYWEPAKWVAKLRELKTDDNLLLFKTDMSSGHGGASGRFESLKEDALEYAFLMKLENKI
- a CDS encoding SRPBCC family protein, with protein sequence MNSEIVFNKDYDAKSIYVMKVYDAQPSNVWDYFTQSELLDLWWAPKPWKCETKSLNFEEGGTWLYSMNGPNGEKIYSLVKYGEITTGRNFDGTDAFCDENGIINEDFPQTKWLLGFTGVEEGTKLSVNMHFQSEEDMKKQLEMGFEEGFKMGLNQLEEILK
- a CDS encoding sensor histidine kinase, whose protein sequence is MNNKFIPIISVFMTISLIVFVTLQFYWLKGYYGALEQEFSNKVYTALENTTKTVSELEAEKLYNKYYENFRDNIKANSKQPSLTTIQQTIDSGTQTSIIYSKNLIEQKQFPINKSGDSLRLTTLYSDGAAYTIKKDTTKREILTSEINQNIENGDYTLKEFLDVRGNNLPITKRVDRKVLDSIISKELSMKGISANFGYGVMDKNNKLTNVVNKIFKDKKEGSTYSYPLFTDTKDRTLYTLALVFPKKEYSLAMNNWPMLLGTFLSLLTILGIYIISINYMMRQKKIAEIKTDFINNMSHEFKTPLATISVATDSLANDKIATNPEKVRYYSALIKQENLRMKKQVENVLNMSKLERNEVKLFLKETNVRELIKKTTESFGLIVSQRNGTLRQEFNANKYIFKIDEFHISNMLVNLLDNANKYSTDAPEIDIKTRNEGNWYVIEISDKGMGMETENKTKIFEKFFREETGNIHNVKGQGLGLSYVKKIIELHKGQVIVDSEKERGSTFIIKLPMA
- a CDS encoding response regulator transcription factor — its product is MSNRILLVEDDQSFGAVLKDYLSINNFEVTLAVDGEQGLKEFTENEFDICIFDVMMPKKDGFSLAEDVKKIDKNTPIIFLTARNMREDILKGYQLGADDYITKPFDTELLLYKIKAILQRSSTIENEEQEQFKISNIFFDSMLRQLRVGDNDYKLSPKENELLKLLCLHRNDFMPRDLALRKIWKKENYFTARSMDVYIAKLRKLLKEDDGLEIINVHGEGFRLLVKN
- a CDS encoding TonB-dependent receptor domain-containing protein; amino-acid sequence: MKPYITKVFLGIFLLFTQFIFAQNLNKSQFQVKGNCEMCKERIESTALQAGASAARYSIDSQTLTLETSGNISAEDILKKVAEAGHDNEKFKTSYETYEKLPGCCHYERDITQNIIAKDHSDHSKNDNEFFVKGNCESCKARIEKAAKSAGAKTANWDAEKQTVTLDFDSSTTSADTILKKIADVGHDNEMYKTSDEVYKNLPGCCLYDRGIPMGAPNPKVHLDEKPTHKDADGHNHSAKVKSHSNNEKNIEEVKLTASKAATSINKKEAGLVFNIDSKELLKAACCNLSESFETNATVDVSFNNAVTGTKQLKMLGLDQKYTSLTKELLPEIRGLASAYGLNFIPGRWIESIQLTKGGSTVTSGYESITGQINTELIKHSEKSETSLNLFSDFNGRAEANITHVEPINDHWTQTFLLHGNGTFGDTDMNNDGFLDRPKGTQLNTAYLLNFNDLEHSGFGSHFGINYVKDERTAGQMGFDKKLPQDKQTAYGVGIDISRFQVWNKTGYVFKGKPYQSLGWMNQYVYHQQDSFFGLRNYSGQQHTYYSNLIFESIIGNTNHKYKTGASFLYDTYNEDYLTNNFKRNEVVPGIFAEYTLTGLKYTLVAGARADFHNLAGTQFTPRLNFKYDFSPQTILRLSAGRGFRTASVFAENQQYFASNRTIQILENGGNIYGLRPEIAWNYGASLQQEFKLFGKKSTLMVDFFRTDFQDQVLVDLDRSPQQLTFYNLEGKSFANSFQTQWDFTPFKNFDVRLAYKYYDVQADYIDGRREIPFMAKHRGFVNLAYATNKNTNGGFWSFDTTLNVVGKQRLPNTSSNPAEFQIPAYSESYAIVNAQISRNFNQRIRAYVGGENLTSYNQKNAIVDFKNPFGNYFDGGMVYAPIMKANFYLGLDVSF